From Halalkalicoccus sp. CG83, one genomic window encodes:
- a CDS encoding TrmB family transcriptional regulator: MTTDETAAVDALERLGLSNYEAKVFIALQTLGTGTARDVYRVSEIPRSQVYGAAESLAERGLVEVQHSTPMQYRPVSLEEAERLLEERFERERSQAFEFLESVRDRNEAGEEREDIWSVNGTEHVDDRIEHLLEGANETIVFGAANATLLTETIRERLFAAADGGVEVVVVSEDPDVRRPFEGGVITVHAPPESLRNERAARMLVADDAAVLLSVHGEAGTGHEEEAAIWSESSGFATVLAEILTGWLETAVIESERGR, encoded by the coding sequence ATGACGACCGACGAAACGGCAGCCGTCGACGCGCTGGAACGACTCGGGCTCTCGAACTACGAGGCGAAGGTGTTCATCGCACTCCAGACGCTGGGCACGGGGACCGCCCGTGACGTCTATCGCGTCTCGGAGATCCCTCGGTCCCAGGTCTACGGGGCGGCCGAGAGCCTGGCGGAGCGGGGGCTGGTCGAGGTACAGCACTCGACGCCGATGCAGTACCGTCCCGTCAGCCTGGAGGAGGCCGAACGGCTGCTCGAGGAACGCTTCGAGCGCGAACGCTCCCAGGCGTTCGAGTTCCTCGAGTCGGTGCGCGACCGCAACGAGGCCGGCGAGGAACGCGAGGACATCTGGTCGGTCAACGGGACCGAGCACGTCGACGACCGGATCGAGCACCTCCTCGAGGGTGCGAACGAGACGATCGTCTTCGGGGCGGCGAACGCGACGCTGCTCACCGAGACGATCCGCGAACGGCTGTTCGCGGCGGCCGACGGCGGCGTCGAGGTCGTCGTCGTGAGCGAGGACCCCGACGTCCGGCGACCGTTCGAGGGGGGCGTGATTACGGTCCATGCACCCCCCGAGAGCCTGCGAAACGAGCGTGCCGCCCGGATGTTGGTCGCCGACGACGCCGCGGTACTCCTGAGCGTCCACGGGGAGGCCGGCACCGGCCACGAGGAGGAGGCGGCGATCTGGAGCGAGTCGAGCGGCTTCGCGACGGTGCTGGCGGAGATCCTCACGGGCTGGCTCGAGACCGCAGTCATCGAGAGCGAGCGCGGGCGCTGA
- a CDS encoding serine/threonine-protein kinase RIO2: MARNVASVMRELDPEDFHLLSGVEHGMRFSEWVNRGKLTEFSRLTSEEVDYRLNRCLDRELVERKTIQYEGIRLRMDGYDALALRTFAERDTIEGFGAPLGVGKESDVFEVQSYRPMALKFHREGYTNFREVRRERDYTSDKEHLSWFYTARKAAEREYEALEALYPDVSVPRPEDQNRHALIMEKIPDAELSRTKLTDEQVRPVLDMILRELAAAYETGYVHADMSQYNVFVGEEGVTVFDWPQAVPADHENAEEFLARDVRNLFGYFERKYPGQIPEIDQRALVSAVREGSFDSIEDLRE; the protein is encoded by the coding sequence ATGGCACGGAACGTCGCGAGCGTGATGCGGGAACTCGATCCCGAGGACTTCCATCTGCTCTCGGGCGTCGAGCACGGCATGCGTTTCAGCGAGTGGGTCAACCGGGGGAAGCTCACCGAGTTCTCGCGGCTGACGAGCGAGGAGGTCGACTACCGGCTGAACCGCTGTCTCGACCGCGAACTAGTGGAGCGAAAGACCATCCAGTACGAGGGGATCCGTCTCCGGATGGACGGCTACGACGCGCTCGCGCTTCGAACGTTCGCCGAGCGCGACACCATCGAGGGGTTCGGCGCACCCCTCGGAGTGGGCAAGGAGAGCGACGTCTTCGAGGTGCAGTCCTACCGGCCGATGGCCCTGAAGTTCCACCGGGAGGGCTACACCAACTTCCGGGAGGTCCGCCGCGAGCGCGACTACACCTCCGATAAGGAGCACCTCTCGTGGTTCTACACGGCCCGCAAGGCCGCCGAGCGCGAGTACGAGGCGCTTGAGGCGCTCTATCCCGACGTGTCGGTCCCCAGACCGGAGGACCAGAACCGCCACGCGCTGATCATGGAGAAGATCCCCGACGCCGAACTCTCGCGGACGAAGCTCACCGACGAGCAGGTCCGGCCGGTGCTCGACATGATCCTTCGCGAACTCGCCGCGGCCTACGAGACCGGCTACGTCCACGCCGACATGAGCCAGTACAACGTCTTCGTCGGCGAGGAGGGGGTCACCGTCTTCGACTGGCCGCAGGCGGTCCCCGCGGATCACGAGAACGCAGAGGAGTTCCTCGCGCGCGACGTTCGTAACCTGTTCGGCTACTTCGAGCGCAAGTACCCGGGTCAGATACCCGAGATCGATCAGCGTGCACTCGTTTCCGCCGTCCGCGAGGGATCGTTCGACTCGATCGAGGACCTCAGAGAATAA
- a CDS encoding inorganic phosphate transporter: protein MIDPLLVGGLVIACFVAYNIGGATTGPAFGPAVGAGVISKTVAGGLMSVCFFLGAWTIGRRVVDTLGEELVRDPAVFTLPASIVVLFFIGGALLIGNVSGAPASTSMTAVGAIAGLGLATGELDSAVIGEILAWWIISPVIGFWMAVVIGRYAYGTIDRLIAIERSEGPLVTVEGSGPLPRPAPGPNTTRRELIGTVVVVGIGCLMAFSSGASNVANAIAPLVGSGAVGMNPGIVIGSVAVAAGALTIARRTMETLGNDITDLPLTAAIVVAVLSSTIVIVLSAIGIPASFVIIATVCIVGLGWGRSTRQVPIAAAVHGNASPRVSVGALTADGAPTVGEPEPGESTDDVAADGDGDPPPRSELFDPATTVRVIVMQNVVPILATIGSYLAFVLVGPV, encoded by the coding sequence GTGATCGATCCGCTGTTGGTCGGCGGGCTGGTCATCGCGTGTTTCGTCGCGTACAACATCGGAGGAGCGACGACCGGACCGGCGTTCGGTCCGGCCGTCGGAGCGGGCGTGATCAGCAAGACCGTCGCCGGAGGGCTGATGTCGGTCTGTTTCTTCCTCGGCGCCTGGACGATCGGACGGCGGGTCGTCGACACCCTCGGCGAGGAACTCGTTCGGGATCCGGCGGTCTTCACGCTACCGGCCAGCATCGTCGTCCTCTTCTTCATCGGTGGCGCGTTGCTGATCGGCAACGTCTCGGGCGCCCCCGCGTCGACGTCGATGACCGCCGTCGGGGCGATCGCGGGGCTGGGTCTCGCGACCGGCGAGCTCGATTCGGCGGTGATCGGCGAGATCCTCGCCTGGTGGATCATCTCCCCTGTGATCGGATTCTGGATGGCGGTGGTGATCGGCCGATACGCCTACGGGACGATCGATCGGCTGATCGCGATCGAGCGAAGCGAGGGGCCGCTGGTGACCGTGGAGGGCTCCGGCCCCCTTCCGCGTCCGGCTCCCGGTCCGAACACGACGCGACGCGAGCTCATCGGCACCGTCGTCGTCGTGGGCATCGGCTGTCTGATGGCGTTCAGCTCGGGGGCGAGCAACGTCGCGAACGCGATCGCGCCGCTCGTCGGCAGCGGTGCGGTCGGAATGAACCCCGGGATTGTGATCGGCTCGGTCGCCGTCGCGGCGGGCGCGCTCACCATCGCTCGACGGACGATGGAGACGCTCGGCAACGACATCACCGACCTCCCGCTGACCGCGGCGATCGTCGTCGCCGTGTTGAGTTCGACGATCGTGATCGTGCTGTCGGCGATCGGCATCCCGGCGAGCTTCGTCATCATCGCGACCGTCTGTATCGTCGGTCTGGGATGGGGACGCTCGACCCGGCAGGTCCCGATCGCCGCCGCCGTCCACGGCAACGCCTCGCCACGGGTGTCGGTCGGCGCGCTCACGGCCGACGGCGCGCCGACCGTCGGAGAGCCGGAACCGGGAGAGTCGACCGATGACGTCGCCGCCGACGGCGACGGGGATCCGCCGCCGCGCTCCGAGCTCTTCGACCCGGCGACGACCGTTCGGGTGATCGTCATGCAGAACGTCGTCCCGATTCTCGCCACGATCGGCTCGTATCTCGCGTTCGTCCTGGTCGGGCCGGTATAG
- a CDS encoding HalOD1 output domain-containing protein, producing the protein MQNSMTASLASAELESLEYHRDSATYRAEYDPNSTSTSMAVVASLSEVTGIDPIELDPLGASVDTDALDEIVQVRGRTNGDRSVTFTVEGYEIIVYSYGLVTIAPSEHDRNEGVPLR; encoded by the coding sequence ATGCAGAACAGTATGACAGCCAGCTTAGCCAGTGCCGAGTTAGAGTCGTTGGAGTACCATCGGGACTCGGCGACGTATCGAGCCGAGTACGATCCGAACTCGACCTCCACAAGCATGGCCGTCGTTGCGTCGTTGTCGGAAGTGACGGGCATAGACCCGATCGAACTGGACCCGCTCGGTGCGTCCGTAGACACTGACGCGCTCGACGAGATCGTACAGGTTCGGGGCAGGACGAACGGCGATCGATCGGTCACGTTTACCGTAGAGGGGTACGAGATAATCGTCTACAGCTACGGTCTCGTCACGATCGCTCCGTCGGAACACGACCGCAACGAGGGCGTCCCTCTCCGATGA
- a CDS encoding helix-turn-helix domain-containing protein: MATVMEFTSPADEFPLGSVFENLPEVTVELERLIPHETLIIPFFWVRGAEAEDIEASFEAHAGVTDIRLIDSVENEYLMRAKWDREYVGILSALEETHIAVLSGIGTNDGWHFEVRSETREEIGEFRTYCQEHDISIDITAVHALLPVQGEGYELTDTQREALVLAYERGYFDSPREASLEDVAEELGITQQSLSSRLRRGHRRLIAATLISQ; the protein is encoded by the coding sequence ATGGCGACCGTGATGGAGTTTACGAGCCCGGCGGACGAGTTTCCGCTGGGGAGCGTCTTCGAAAATCTGCCGGAAGTGACGGTCGAACTGGAGCGACTCATCCCACACGAGACCCTGATAATCCCGTTCTTCTGGGTCCGTGGTGCGGAGGCCGAGGACATCGAAGCGTCCTTCGAAGCCCATGCTGGCGTGACGGACATCCGACTCATCGACAGCGTCGAGAACGAGTATCTCATGCGTGCCAAGTGGGACCGGGAGTACGTCGGCATCCTGAGCGCCCTCGAGGAGACACACATCGCCGTTCTCTCGGGGATCGGAACGAACGACGGGTGGCACTTCGAGGTGCGCAGCGAGACTCGGGAGGAGATCGGCGAGTTTCGAACCTACTGCCAGGAGCACGACATTTCCATCGACATCACCGCCGTACACGCGTTGCTCCCGGTACAGGGAGAGGGATACGAGTTGACCGACACCCAGCGAGAAGCGCTGGTGTTGGCCTACGAACGTGGGTACTTCGATTCGCCACGTGAGGCGTCGCTCGAAGACGTCGCCGAGGAGCTCGGGATCACCCAGCAGTCGCTTTCGTCTCGGCTCAGACGCGGTCATCGGCGACTCATCGCTGCGACGCTCATCAGCCAGTAG
- a CDS encoding DUF7344 domain-containing protein, whose product MTASTTESGRSIPPDVVLSAVADEHRRAVLRSLNQTDQNEMDVDALADLVAERVRNGEPSDDDHRRRIHIALHHIHLPKLEACGMILYDTETNQVRNVTGELSQRLLSVVEPYEARE is encoded by the coding sequence GTGACGGCCAGTACCACTGAGAGCGGGAGATCGATCCCCCCCGACGTCGTTCTCTCGGCGGTCGCCGACGAACACCGGCGGGCCGTTCTTCGATCACTGAACCAGACCGACCAGAACGAGATGGATGTCGACGCGCTCGCGGATCTGGTCGCCGAACGCGTTCGAAACGGGGAGCCATCGGACGACGACCATCGACGACGCATCCACATCGCACTCCACCACATCCATCTTCCTAAACTGGAGGCGTGTGGGATGATACTCTACGATACCGAAACGAACCAGGTCCGAAACGTCACCGGAGAGCTGAGCCAGAGACTACTGTCGGTGGTCGAGCCGTACGAAGCACGCGAGTGA